A single genomic interval of Nycticebus coucang isolate mNycCou1 chromosome 21, mNycCou1.pri, whole genome shotgun sequence harbors:
- the SLC32A1 gene encoding vesicular inhibitory amino acid transporter, producing the protein MATLLRSKLSNVATSVSNKSQAKVSGMFARMGFQAATDEEAVGFAHCDDLDFEHRQGLQMDILKAEGEPCGDEGAEPPVEGDIHYQRGSGAPLPPSGSKDQAMGAGGEFGGHDKPKITAWEAGWNVTNAIQGMFVLGLPYAILHGGYLGLFLIIFAAVVCCYTGKILIACLYEENEDGEVVRVRDSYVAIANACCAPRFPTLGGRVVNVAQIIELVMTCILYVVVSGNLMYNSFPGLPVSQKSWSIIATAVLLPCAFLKNLKAVSKFSLLCTLAHFVINILVIAYCLSRARDWAWEKVKFYIDVKKFPISIGIIVFSYTSQIFLPSLEGNMQQPSEFHCMMNWTHIAACVLKGLFALVAYLTWADETKEVITDNLPGSIRAVVNIFLVAKALLSYPLPFFAAVEVLEKSLFQEGSRAFFPACYGGDGRLKSWGLTLRCALVVFTLLMAIYVPHFALLMGLTGSLTGAGLCFLLPSLFHLRLLWRKLLWHQVFFDVAIFVIGGICSVSGFVHSLEGLIEAYRTNAED; encoded by the exons ATGGCCACCTTGCTCCGCAGCAAGCTGTCCAATGTGGCTACATCCGTGTCCAACAAATCCCAAGCCAAGGTTAGCGGCATGTTCGCCAGGATGGGTTTTCAGGCGGCCACTGATGAGGAGGCGGTGGGCTTCGCGCACTGCGACGACCTCGACTTTGAGCACCGTCAGGGCCTGCAGATGGACATACTGAAAGCCGAGGGTGAGCCCTGCGGGGACGAGGGTGCTGAGCCGCCCGTCGAGGGGGACATCCATTATCAGCGCGGCAGCGGCGCTCCCCTGCCGCCCTCGGGATCCAAGGACCAGGCGATGGGAGCTGGTGGCGAGTTCGGAGGCCACGACAAGCCCAAGATCACGGCGTGGGAGGCGGGCTGGAACGTGACCAACGCCATTCAG GGCATGTTCGTGCTGGGCCTACCCTACGCCATCCTGCACGGCGGCTACCTGGGGTTGTTCCTCATCATCTTCGCTGCTGTGGTGTGCTGCTACACCGGTAAGATCCTCATAGCGTGCCTGTACGAGGAGAACGAGGACGGCGAGGTGGTGCGCGTGCGGGACTCGTATGTGGCCATAGCCAACGCTTGCTGCGCTCCGCGCTTCCCCACGCTGGGCGGCCGCGTGGTGAACGTGGCTCAAATCATCGAGCTGGTGATGACATGCATCCTGTACGTGGTGGTGAGCGGCAACCTCATGTACAACAGCTTCCCGGGGCTGCCTGTATCGCAGAAGTCTTGGTCCATCATCGCCACAGCCGTGCTGCTGCCCTGCGCCTTCCTTAAGAACCTCAAGGCTGTGTCCAAGTTCAGTCTGCTGTGCACTCTGGCCCACTTCGTCATCAACATCCTGGTCATAGCGTACTGTCTTTCGCGGGCGCGCGACTGGGCCTGGGAGAAGGTCAAATTTTACATCGATGTCAAGAAGTTTCCCATCTCCATCGGCATCATCGTATTCAGCTACACGTCGCAGATCTTCCTGCCTTCGCTGGAGGGCAACATGCAGCAGCCCAGCGAGTTCCACTGCATGATGAACTGGACGCACATCGCCGCCTGCGTGCTCAAGGGCCTCTTCGCGCTCGTCGCCTACCTCACCTGGGCCGACGAGACCAAGGAGGTCATAACGGATAACCTGCCCGGCTCCATCCGCGCGGTGGTCAACATCTTTCTGGTGGCCAAGGCGCTGTTGTCCTACCCGCTGCCGTTCTTCGCTGCCGTCGAGGTGCTGGAGAAGTCGCTCTTCCAGGAAGGCAGCCGCGCCTTTTTCCCCGCCTGCTACGGCGGCGACGGGCGGTTGAAGTCGTGGGGGCTGACGCTGCGTTGCGCGCTCGTGGTCTTCACGCTGCTCATGGCCATCTACGTGCCGCACTTCGCGCTCCTCATGGGCCTCACCGGCAGCCTCACGGGCGCCGGCCTCTGCTTCTTGCTGCCCAGCCTCTTCCACCTGCGCCTGCTCTGGCGCAAGCTGCTGTGGCACCAAGTCTTCTTCGACGTCGCCATCTTCGTCATCGGCGGCATCTGCAGCGTGTCGGGCTTCGTGCACTCCCTCGAGGGCCTCATCGAGGCCTACCGAACCAACGCGGAGGACTAG